From Solibacillus isronensis, the proteins below share one genomic window:
- a CDS encoding alpha/beta fold hydrolase, with product MSIFYKEIGEGFPIVMLHGWTLDHQVMLHAMEPLFENRSGWKRIYIDLPGMGHSQSQQSIQNSDDILASILLLLDDIIPNQPFIICGNSYGGYIARGIVHSRQDTVRGLLLMAPLTIPEIDKRVVPQHTVLKRDCNLISDLSPEDAHEFCSMGVVQGQTEWERFQKEILVPSQKTNYEFLNHIRQNGYGFTFDIKCKLEYPTLIITGRQDNVVGYHDAWRLIEDYPRATFAVLDMAGHNLQIEQTDVFNELVHNWLNRLELENFRPVSP from the coding sequence ATGTCGATTTTTTATAAAGAGATTGGAGAAGGATTTCCAATCGTTATGTTGCATGGTTGGACACTTGACCATCAAGTGATGTTACATGCAATGGAACCTTTATTTGAGAATAGAAGCGGTTGGAAGAGAATATACATAGACCTGCCTGGTATGGGTCATTCCCAGTCACAACAATCTATTCAAAATTCTGATGATATTTTAGCATCAATATTGCTTCTTTTGGATGACATTATCCCTAATCAACCGTTTATAATTTGTGGTAATTCGTATGGTGGATATATTGCAAGGGGTATAGTCCATTCACGACAGGATACAGTTCGTGGATTATTGCTGATGGCACCATTAACTATACCTGAAATCGATAAAAGGGTAGTACCACAGCATACCGTCTTAAAAAGAGATTGCAACTTAATATCAGATTTGTCTCCGGAAGATGCTCACGAATTTTGCTCTATGGGTGTAGTGCAAGGTCAAACTGAGTGGGAGAGGTTTCAAAAGGAAATTTTAGTTCCTTCTCAAAAAACAAATTACGAATTTTTAAACCACATTCGTCAAAACGGGTATGGATTTACCTTCGATATTAAATGTAAACTTGAGTATCCCACGCTCATTATTACAGGGCGTCAGGATAATGTAGTCGGTTACCATGATGCATGGCGATTAATTGAAGATTATCCAAGGGCAACTTTTGCCGTACTTGATATGGCTGGTCATAATCTTCAAATCGAACAAACTGATGTCTTTAACGAATTAGTTCATAACTGGTTAAACAGGCTTGAGTTAGAAAATTTTAGACCGGTATCACCTTAA